The following are encoded together in the Oscarella lobularis chromosome 10, ooOscLobu1.1, whole genome shotgun sequence genome:
- the LOC136192010 gene encoding stimulated by retinoic acid gene 6 protein-like isoform X4, whose product MNRSNVSHSALFCSSFYGTFWQLVSFLVAGIVISSLFSFLGRRRALCLKCAKGKPALTAPVNLIDSSQNRLVVAIAFGATSSTVFSFILKGITLSGDLNPWLRALVTILLMLFIATLFAPVFACITTPHKMIGCVIGFLYTGSWLGVNLAKYALCESVLAVEFPSTTVAVLFRLPEICQVIVVGWFGYKIVKKVRSSSNADDADERIIHSIQYVKRLLNSTDNDDGESSAIRNRSKFARFLLWMYPWDPYFRFPSIFLVSNFVSVLVLWQAIVITSGNIAVLVSDFDAIKSNHSTVNESTLVKILIGSTNVYIGATITGTCVSTLLSILKILLFIRSQKRKVIAVYKGKKDFIPSEMGKLPPRIINSSTTYAGMQIAYFVWDWFATYFFVLLIAALIGLCVSWIRVDAKSFFEVLYILLAPAIVSFVIYVILRLMSKFVFLERGGKQLVMNNRRLYHNFFYFSYFYNVLLGIFTFLKRVLLAAVFGLMLIVRLDRPIYARGLETWDSGFSSFISVLILHEHHNHPCLVTFLYLLQKDEKSKRMAPLRSQGAADSKLELRNQDSIARLRLTESSRRVRNKWLLAYTLLKNPSLSSLRKPRNEYVHIESTSEVNNDSSSETTPLLIQKS is encoded by the exons ATGAATAGATCGAACGTCTCTCACAGTGCCTTATT CTGCAGTTCGTTCTACGGCACGTTTTGGCAATTGGTCTCTTTCCTCGTTGCCGGA ATAGTCATTTCGAGCTTATTTTCCTTTCttgggcgtcgtcgcgcactTTGTCTAAAATGTGCGAAAGGGAAACCAGCCTTGACTGC TCCTGTAAATCTGATTGATTCATCACAAAACCGACTTGTAGTTGCCATTGCCTTTGGTGCCACGTCATCAACCGTTTTCTCGTTTATTCTCAAAGGAATAACTCTGAGCGGCGATCTCAATCCGTGGCTTAGAG CCCTTGTAACGATCTTGCTGATGCTCTTCATTGCCACTCTCTTTGCACCTGTGTTTGCCTGCATCACTACTCCTCACAAGATGATTGGTTGCGTTATTGGCTTTCTGTACACTGGCTCCTG GTTGGGGGTGAATTTGGCGAAGTATGCGTTATGTGAGTCCGTGTTGGCTGTGGAGTTTCCCAGCACTACCGTTGCT GTTTTATTCAGACTGCCGGAAATTTGCCAAGTCATTGTGGTGGGCTGGTTCGGATATAAGATAGTGAAAAAAGTACGGTCCTCTTCAAATGCTGACGATGCAGACGAGAGAATAATACACAGCATACAGTATGTGAAGCGTTTGCTAAA TTCCACTGATAATGATGATGGCGAGTCAAGTGCAATACGAAACCGGTCAAAATTTGCGCGATTTCTCCTGTGGATGTATCCGTGGGATCCTT attttcgttttccgtcaatttttctcgtttccAATTTTGTCAGCGTTCTTGTTCTTTGGCAG GCCATCGTAATCACTTCCGGCAATATAGCGGTCTTGGTGTCTGACTTTGATGCCATCAAGTCGAATCACAGCACTGTCAACGAGTCGACACTTGTGAAAATTCTTATAGGATCAACGAATGTTTATATTG GGGCTACTATAACCGGTACTTGCGTGTCAACATTGCTGTCCATACTGAAAATTCTGCTCTTTATTCGAAGCCAAAA ACGAAAGGTCATAGCCGTGTACAAGGGGAAAAAGGACTTCATTCCTAGTGAGATGGGCAAATTGCCGCCACGAATAATT AACTCTTCGACGACCTACGCTGGAATGCAGATTGCTTACTTCGTATGGG acTGGTTTGCCACCTATTTCTTTGTTCTGCTAATCGCTGCACTCATTGGACTCTGCGTGTCCTGGATCAGAGTTGATGCCAAGAGTTTCTTTGAAGTGCTCTATATACTCTT GGCTCCGGCCATCGTTTCGTTTGTTATTTACGTTATACTGCGTCTGATGTCTAAATTCGTGTTTCTCGAGAGAGGAGGCAAGCAACTAGTGATGAACAACAG ACGACTCTATCACAATTTCTTCTACTTCTCCTACTTTTACAATGTTCTCCTGGGCATTTTCACGTTTCTTAAACGCGTTCTGCTTGCTGCCGTCTTTGGCCTAATGCTCATAGTTCGTCTCGATCGACCCATTTATGCCAGAGGATTGGAAACGTGGGATAGCG GATTCTCGAGCTTCATTTCTGTTTTGATCCTACATGAACACCACAACCATCCCTGCCTCGTTACGTTTCTATACCTACTGCAGAAAGATGAAAAGTCGAAACGAATGGCGCCGCTTCGAAGTCAAGGTGCTGCGGACTCCAAATTAG aattGCGCAATCAAGACTCGATTGCCCGCTTGCGTCTGACCGAGTCATCTCGGCGGGTGCGAAACAAGTGGCTCTTGGCGTATACGTTGTTGAAGAACCCCTCGTTGTCGTCACTGCGCAAGCCTCGGAATGAATACGTGCACATTGAATCGACGTCAGAAGTCAACAACGACTCGTCCTCAGAAACGACTCCGCTGCTCATACAAAAATCTTAG
- the LOC136192010 gene encoding stimulated by retinoic acid gene 6 protein-like isoform X5 has protein sequence MNRSNVSHSALFCSSFYGTFWQLVSFLVAGIVISSLFSFLGRRRALCLKCAKGKPALTAPVNLIDSSQNRLVVAIAFGATSSTVFSFILKGITLSGDLNPWLRALVTILLMLFIATLFAPVFACITTPHKMIGCVIGFLYTGSWLGVNLAKYALCESVLAVEFPSTTVAVLFRLPEICQVIVVGWFGYKIVKKVRSSSNADDADERIIHSIQYVKRLLNSTDNDDGESSAIRNRSKFARFLLWMYPWDPYFRFPSIFLVSNFVSVLVLWQAIVITSGNIAVLVSDFDAIKSNHSTVNESTLVKILIGSTNVYIGATITGTCVSTLLSILKILLFIRSQKRKVIAVYKGKKDFIPSEMGKLPPRIINSSTTYAGMQIAYFVWDWFATYFFVLLIAALIGLCVSWIRVDAKSFFEVLYILLAPAIVSFVIYVILRLMSKFVFLERGGKQLVMNNRRLYHNFFYFSYFYNVLLGIFTFLKRVLLAAVFGLMLIVRLDRPIYARGLETWDSGFSSFISVLILHEHHNHPCLVTFLYLLQKDEKSKRMAPLRSQELRNQDSIARLRLTESSRRVRNKWLLAYTLLKNPSLSSLRKPRNEYVHIESTSEVNNDSSSETTPLLIQKS, from the exons ATGAATAGATCGAACGTCTCTCACAGTGCCTTATT CTGCAGTTCGTTCTACGGCACGTTTTGGCAATTGGTCTCTTTCCTCGTTGCCGGA ATAGTCATTTCGAGCTTATTTTCCTTTCttgggcgtcgtcgcgcactTTGTCTAAAATGTGCGAAAGGGAAACCAGCCTTGACTGC TCCTGTAAATCTGATTGATTCATCACAAAACCGACTTGTAGTTGCCATTGCCTTTGGTGCCACGTCATCAACCGTTTTCTCGTTTATTCTCAAAGGAATAACTCTGAGCGGCGATCTCAATCCGTGGCTTAGAG CCCTTGTAACGATCTTGCTGATGCTCTTCATTGCCACTCTCTTTGCACCTGTGTTTGCCTGCATCACTACTCCTCACAAGATGATTGGTTGCGTTATTGGCTTTCTGTACACTGGCTCCTG GTTGGGGGTGAATTTGGCGAAGTATGCGTTATGTGAGTCCGTGTTGGCTGTGGAGTTTCCCAGCACTACCGTTGCT GTTTTATTCAGACTGCCGGAAATTTGCCAAGTCATTGTGGTGGGCTGGTTCGGATATAAGATAGTGAAAAAAGTACGGTCCTCTTCAAATGCTGACGATGCAGACGAGAGAATAATACACAGCATACAGTATGTGAAGCGTTTGCTAAA TTCCACTGATAATGATGATGGCGAGTCAAGTGCAATACGAAACCGGTCAAAATTTGCGCGATTTCTCCTGTGGATGTATCCGTGGGATCCTT attttcgttttccgtcaatttttctcgtttccAATTTTGTCAGCGTTCTTGTTCTTTGGCAG GCCATCGTAATCACTTCCGGCAATATAGCGGTCTTGGTGTCTGACTTTGATGCCATCAAGTCGAATCACAGCACTGTCAACGAGTCGACACTTGTGAAAATTCTTATAGGATCAACGAATGTTTATATTG GGGCTACTATAACCGGTACTTGCGTGTCAACATTGCTGTCCATACTGAAAATTCTGCTCTTTATTCGAAGCCAAAA ACGAAAGGTCATAGCCGTGTACAAGGGGAAAAAGGACTTCATTCCTAGTGAGATGGGCAAATTGCCGCCACGAATAATT AACTCTTCGACGACCTACGCTGGAATGCAGATTGCTTACTTCGTATGGG acTGGTTTGCCACCTATTTCTTTGTTCTGCTAATCGCTGCACTCATTGGACTCTGCGTGTCCTGGATCAGAGTTGATGCCAAGAGTTTCTTTGAAGTGCTCTATATACTCTT GGCTCCGGCCATCGTTTCGTTTGTTATTTACGTTATACTGCGTCTGATGTCTAAATTCGTGTTTCTCGAGAGAGGAGGCAAGCAACTAGTGATGAACAACAG ACGACTCTATCACAATTTCTTCTACTTCTCCTACTTTTACAATGTTCTCCTGGGCATTTTCACGTTTCTTAAACGCGTTCTGCTTGCTGCCGTCTTTGGCCTAATGCTCATAGTTCGTCTCGATCGACCCATTTATGCCAGAGGATTGGAAACGTGGGATAGCG GATTCTCGAGCTTCATTTCTGTTTTGATCCTACATGAACACCACAACCATCCCTGCCTCGTTACGTTTCTATACCTACTGCAGAAAGATGAAAAGTCGAAACGAATGGCGCCGCTTCGAAGTCAAG aattGCGCAATCAAGACTCGATTGCCCGCTTGCGTCTGACCGAGTCATCTCGGCGGGTGCGAAACAAGTGGCTCTTGGCGTATACGTTGTTGAAGAACCCCTCGTTGTCGTCACTGCGCAAGCCTCGGAATGAATACGTGCACATTGAATCGACGTCAGAAGTCAACAACGACTCGTCCTCAGAAACGACTCCGCTGCTCATACAAAAATCTTAG
- the LOC136192021 gene encoding COMM domain-containing protein 10-like: protein MSSKLLFTETPSLKRAVDLINELDDAKFPSLIARIVQKLHLRDEKAFSDEEEAKLQAVLGLEAKDLELILETAAFFLEQAAYYSSKPTILNQQLQKIHLSDTKAAAIVKAWSTTAKDVLDRLKQKSFYPKQLDDVNWRLNLQMGQSTKSKTKIPNALFEFDVKSDGEGQDVERVRTEFTHEELFSFYKQLETVQDQLDSLS, encoded by the exons ATGAGTAGCAAGCTGCTGTTCACCGAAACTCCGAG TTTGAAGCGAGCCGTAGATCTCATCAATGAGCTCGACGACGCTAAATTTCCTTCTCTAATCGCAAGAATCGTCCAGAAGCTGCATCTTCGA gacgagaaagcgtttagcgacgaagaagaggccAAGCTGCAAGCAGTACTAGGACTGGAAGCAAAAGATCTCGAGCTCATTCTCGAAACGGCTGCTTTCTTCTTAGAACAA GCTGCATACTACAGTTCCAAGCCTACCATCTTGAACCAAcaattacagaaaattcatcTCAGCGACACGAAA GCTGCTGCTATTGTCAAAGCCTGGTCCACGACTGCAAAAGACGTTTTGGATCGGCTGAAGCAGAAGAGCTTTTATCCCAAGCAG cttgacgacgtcaattggaGGCTCAATCTGCAGATGGGTCAGAGCACCAAGAGCAAGACGAAGATTCCGAATGCtctttttgaatttgacgtcaaatctgATGGCGAG GGTCAAGATGTGGAGAGAGTTCGAACGGAATTTACACACGAAGAACTATTTTCGTTTTACAAgcag CTAGAAACGGTGCAAGATCAACTGGACTCGCTCAGCTAG
- the LOC136192184 gene encoding cellular tumor antigen p53-like: MSQPLSQSSSQGFNLSQNTFNRVWDTNDIPSCIGMCPSTIMVQEDNRVEFTVSTTLSQAASQAPVAPSFSPVLTEEYLLDPILGIPSDRPFPGVHNFQIKFPKEIEGESKSIPWTYSSVLNKFFVKKLTMFPVCFTTNQGLRTGGAKLRLMPTFKKIDYVREPITRCPNHMQQNEDGHPNPLHVFKTNHSDAEYVMEANRPCILLPFQPSVTTGEATYFFASACFSSCLPGGRIIGRDTVDVRVCASPGRDKITHVRNFLKQASASNGDDVARQASKIRREPPPDSDSEPGISHQEGKPVQRKIRQRCTAFLKSWKDPEAKRECVEEDSDSETVYYVAVKGKKHYGTLLEVYENLKLFDRLVKENSKIAERDRKETREMQPANGLAALQPANGLAALQPANGLAALQPANGQDLSQQELSGSSVGSSNGSQSQSRSFHYSLKRVVSFQ; encoded by the exons ATGTCTCAACCCTTGTCTCAATCCTCGTCGCAGGGCTTCAATCTGAGCCAAAACACGTTCAACAGAGTTTGGGATACCAACGACATACCTTCATGCATCGG AATGTGTCCGTCGACGATTATGGTGCAGGAGG ACAATCGTGTCGAATTTACAGTCAGCACCACCCTGTCCCAGGCGGCGTCCCAGGCTCCTGTC gctccttctttttctcctgtGCTGACGGAAGAGTATTTGCTTGATCCTATTCTTGGAATACCGTCAGA TCGTCCCTTTCCTGGAGTGCACAATTTTCAAATTAAATTTCCGAAAGAG ATTGAAGGCGAATCGAAGAGCATTCCGTGGACG TATTCATCTGTGCTCAACAAGTTCTTTGTGAAAAAGCTGACAATGTTTCCTGTTTGCTTCACTACAAACC AGGGCCTAAGAACTGGAGGGGCAAAGCTCCGACTGATGCCCACTTTCAAGAAAATAGATTACGTCCGAGAGCCTATCACTCGATGCCCCAATCACATGCAGCAGAACGAAGACG GTCATCCCAATCCCTTACACGTCTTCAAGACAAATCATTCGGACGCTGAATACGTCATGGAAGCGAATAGGCCGTGCATTTTGCTGCCTTTTCAGCCAAGTGTCACCACAG GAGAAGCAACgtatttttttgcttctgcGTGCTTCTCGTCTTGTCTGCCAGG CGGCCGCATTATTGGCCGAGATACCGTGGACGTTCGCGTGTGTGCAAGTCCCGGGCGAGACAAGATCACCCACgtgagaaattttttgaagcaaGCATCTGCcagcaacggcgacgacgttgcgagGCAGGCGTCAAAAATCCGCCGGGAGCCACCACCGGACAGCGACTCAGAACCAGGTATAAGTCATCAAG AGGGAAAACCCGTGCAGAGAAAGATTCGGCAAAGATGCACTGCCTTTTTAAAAAGCTGGAAGGATCCTGAGGCCAAGAGGGAGTGCGTTGAAGAGGACTCTGATTCAGAAACTGTCTACTACGTTGCT GTTAAGGGAAAGAAGCATTACGGAACCCTCCTCGAGGTTTATGAGAACCTCAAGCTTTTCGATCGCCTGGTCAAGGAGAATTCAAAGATCGCCGAAAGGGACAGGAAAGAGACCAG AGAAATGCAACCTGCCAATGGGCTTGCTGCTTTGCAACCTGCCAATGGGCTTGCTGCTTTGCAACCTGCCAATGGGCTTGCTGCTTTGCAACCTGCAAATGGTCAAGACTTGAGCCAGCAAGAG TTGTCTGGATCATCAGTGGGGTCTTCGAATGGCAGTCAGTCCCAGTCACGCTCCTTTCACTACTCGTTGAAGAGAGTTGTTTCCTTTCAGtaa